A window of the Butyricimonas virosa genome harbors these coding sequences:
- the tpiA gene encoding triose-phosphate isomerase — protein sequence MRKKIVAGNWKMNKTFAEGVELAREVNDYVRYKEGGEGVLVVLGTPFIHLAKVAHNITESSIMVAAQNCATEKAGAYTGEISAEMIASTGAKCVILGHSERRSYYGETSPILVKKVAQALESKLEIIFCVGEVLEERETEKHFEVVKQQLTDGLFNLAPEQFAHVVIAYEPVWAIGTGKTATPDQAQEMHAFIRSVVAEKYGQAVADETSILYGGSCNAGNADAIFSNPDVDGGLIGGASLKAADFFEIIKARARH from the coding sequence ATGAGAAAAAAGATTGTAGCAGGTAACTGGAAAATGAACAAAACCTTCGCTGAAGGAGTTGAATTGGCTAGAGAAGTGAATGATTACGTGAGATATAAAGAAGGCGGGGAAGGCGTTCTCGTTGTTCTCGGTACTCCCTTTATCCACTTGGCAAAAGTGGCTCATAACATTACGGAATCTTCCATTATGGTTGCTGCACAAAACTGTGCAACGGAAAAAGCCGGAGCCTACACGGGTGAAATCTCAGCCGAAATGATCGCATCCACCGGAGCAAAATGCGTGATCTTAGGACACTCCGAAAGAAGAAGTTACTATGGCGAAACAAGCCCTATTCTCGTGAAGAAGGTTGCACAAGCCCTAGAAAGCAAATTGGAAATCATCTTCTGCGTGGGTGAAGTGTTGGAAGAAAGAGAAACCGAGAAACATTTCGAAGTCGTGAAACAACAGTTGACCGACGGACTCTTCAATCTTGCCCCGGAACAATTCGCTCACGTGGTAATCGCTTACGAACCGGTTTGGGCTATCGGTACTGGTAAAACCGCTACTCCCGATCAGGCACAAGAAATGCACGCCTTCATCCGTTCTGTTGTAGCAGAGAAATACGGACAAGCCGTAGCTGACGAAACTTCAATCCTTTACGGAGGAAGCTGTAACGCTGGAAATGCCGATGCTATTTTCTCTAATCCGGACGTGGATGGTGGACTTATCGGTGGTGCATCCCTGAAAGCAGCAGATTTCTTCGAAATCATCAAAGCGAGAGCAAGACATTAA
- a CDS encoding BT_3928 family protein: MRLVKNLCRIIVGIVFIYSGFVKGIDPLGSDYKFTDYFNAFGMGWMNATTLFFSFALSLAEFLIGIALLFNLWVSRMAWGSLLFMFFFTPLTLVSALTNPVSDCGCFGDATLLTNWQTFWKNIILLLLAIMIFVYRKEYKSSLPLVGQFSFLALAGAGMLCLSVYCYRHLPVLDFRPYAVGKNITEGMRLPEGTEPDQYEVTLKYKNKQTGEVQSFTEENYPWQDTLNWEYESSSERLVKKGYITPIHDLVIEHPTLGNITEEILEDDNHTILAVAYNLTQSDVQYQPAINRLAEYAQEKGIRFYGLTSSSERDIETYKKRYHVPYEFCTADEIQLKTMIRSNPGVIILREGTILDKWAGKDVPDVKELQDTDLTAYCVYSREQMQRIYLVYSIILLFFVAYLLIPRRKGKRNN, encoded by the coding sequence ATGAGACTCGTCAAAAACCTGTGCAGGATTATTGTCGGGATAGTATTCATCTATTCCGGATTCGTGAAAGGAATTGACCCGTTAGGATCTGATTACAAATTCACTGACTACTTCAACGCTTTCGGTATGGGCTGGATGAACGCAACCACGTTGTTTTTCTCTTTCGCCCTCTCGCTGGCAGAATTTCTGATCGGAATCGCCCTGTTGTTCAATTTATGGGTATCCCGTATGGCATGGGGTTCCCTATTATTTATGTTTTTTTTCACCCCGTTGACCCTCGTGTCGGCACTGACGAATCCTGTGAGTGACTGCGGTTGTTTCGGGGATGCCACGCTCCTAACGAACTGGCAAACCTTTTGGAAGAATATCATTTTGCTCCTATTGGCCATCATGATCTTCGTGTATCGCAAAGAATACAAATCATCGCTTCCCTTGGTGGGACAATTCTCGTTTCTAGCCTTGGCAGGAGCCGGAATGTTATGTCTTTCCGTTTATTGCTATCGTCACCTACCCGTACTGGATTTCCGTCCTTACGCTGTCGGCAAAAACATCACAGAAGGCATGAGACTTCCCGAAGGAACCGAACCGGATCAATACGAAGTCACGTTAAAGTACAAAAACAAGCAAACCGGAGAAGTCCAGTCTTTCACGGAAGAAAACTACCCGTGGCAAGACACGCTGAACTGGGAATACGAAAGTAGCTCGGAGCGACTGGTAAAGAAAGGGTATATCACACCGATTCATGATCTTGTAATCGAACACCCCACGCTTGGTAACATCACAGAAGAAATCCTAGAAGATGATAATCACACGATCCTCGCCGTAGCATACAACCTTACCCAGAGTGACGTGCAATACCAACCCGCTATCAACCGACTGGCAGAGTATGCCCAAGAGAAAGGAATTCGTTTCTATGGGTTAACCTCATCCTCTGAACGAGACATTGAAACATATAAAAAGCGGTATCACGTTCCCTACGAATTTTGTACAGCTGACGAGATTCAGTTAAAAACCATGATTCGCTCCAATCCCGGCGTGATCATCCTCCGGGAAGGCACAATTCTCGACAAATGGGCCGGAAAAGATGTTCCCGACGTGAAAGAATTACAGGATACCGACTTGACAGCTTATTGCGTTTATTCAAGGGAACAAATGCAACGAATTTATTTGGTTTACTCCATTATCCTTCTTTTCTTTGTAGCATATTTACTGATTCCACGTAGAAAAGGGAAAAGAAACAATTAA
- a CDS encoding DUF1599 domain-containing protein, translated as MPNTAQEYDKVIDICQDIFVKKMQDYGTAWRILRPTSITDQIYIKANRIRSIEEKGITKVGEGIVPEFIGIINYSIMGLIQLQLGPGNDTPQDEVLRLYQNYFHKAKELMLAKNHDYDEAWREMRVSSYTDLILMKINRTKQIEDHQGTTIISEGIDANYFDMVNYAVFGLIRLVVEQE; from the coding sequence ATGCCAAATACAGCACAAGAATATGATAAAGTGATAGATATATGTCAGGATATCTTCGTGAAGAAAATGCAGGATTACGGGACAGCTTGGAGAATACTCCGTCCCACCTCCATCACGGACCAGATATATATCAAAGCAAACCGTATACGCAGTATTGAAGAAAAGGGGATCACCAAAGTCGGGGAAGGCATTGTTCCCGAATTTATCGGAATCATCAACTATTCCATTATGGGATTGATCCAACTCCAACTCGGACCGGGTAACGACACCCCCCAAGATGAAGTCCTTCGCCTGTATCAGAATTATTTTCACAAAGCAAAGGAACTGATGCTTGCCAAGAATCACGATTACGATGAAGCCTGGCGGGAAATGCGGGTCAGCTCGTACACCGACTTGATTCTAATGAAGATCAACCGTACAAAACAGATAGAAGATCACCAAGGTACCACGATCATATCGGAAGGTATCGATGCAAATTACTTCGACATGGTAAATTACGCCGTTTTCGGGTTGATTCGCCTTGTCGTGGAACAAGAGTAA
- a CDS encoding RNA methyltransferase: protein MSRKLLNEELNRLTTEEYKDAEKLPIVVVLDNVRSLNNIGSVFRTSDAFRLSKIYLCGITATPPHREIHKTALGAEESVDWEYFEETTDAVQALKNEGYTILSVEQVENSISLEQFAIESGRKYAFIFGNEVKGVQQEVVDLSDDCIEIPQFGTKHSFNISVTAGIVLWQVIHPLFYKQLK, encoded by the coding sequence ATGTCTCGTAAACTCCTCAATGAAGAACTGAACCGACTCACCACGGAAGAGTATAAAGACGCTGAAAAACTCCCGATCGTGGTTGTACTGGACAACGTGCGCAGCTTGAATAACATCGGTTCCGTGTTCCGCACATCCGACGCTTTCCGGCTTTCCAAGATATATCTTTGTGGTATCACGGCAACACCACCCCATCGGGAAATACACAAAACGGCCCTCGGAGCAGAAGAAAGCGTGGACTGGGAGTATTTCGAAGAAACCACCGATGCGGTTCAGGCATTGAAAAACGAAGGGTACACGATTCTATCCGTGGAACAAGTGGAAAACAGTATTTCTCTGGAACAATTCGCCATCGAAAGCGGACGAAAATATGCTTTCATCTTCGGAAACGAGGTAAAAGGCGTGCAACAGGAAGTAGTTGATCTTTCGGATGACTGTATCGAGATCCCCCAGTTCGGAACCAAACATTCATTCAACATATCCGTCACCGCCGGAATTGTACTATGGCAGGTCATCCACCCGCTATTCTACAAACAACTGAAATAG
- a CDS encoding MATE family efflux transporter, whose protein sequence is MQRDSIDFGSMKVGQLFCKQLFPTLLGMVFSALFVITDGVFVGRGIGSDALAAVNIAAPLFVFAAGMGLMFGMGGAIVASINLARGKERVANINATQATLVSFIGMTLVSILVMAFPTSVARILGAPEDIIELAREYLIAYAAFAMFQTALCVLTFFTRIDGPKIAMWCMTISTVINIILDYLFIFVYKWGLTGAAVATGIGEIVGCILMVAYLLRYSPRVRLGKLKFSWKSIQLTARNSGYIIRLGFSAFLGEAAIGVMMLTGNYVFVSYLGTNGVAAFSIMCYFFPIIFMVFNAIIQSAQPIISFNHGYAAHGRAQQALRLALIATIATGLFFLVLTILLREQIASLFIADHTNYAWKYAVYGIPFFSICYVFFGINITTIGYYMSIEKSRLSTIFTVLRGIILPVICFFLLPLWLGVKGIWLAVAVAEFITFAVICINATCKRI, encoded by the coding sequence ATGCAACGAGACAGTATAGATTTTGGTTCAATGAAAGTCGGACAGTTGTTCTGTAAACAACTATTCCCGACCTTGCTGGGTATGGTTTTCTCGGCTTTATTCGTGATCACCGACGGGGTTTTCGTCGGTCGTGGAATTGGTAGCGACGCTTTAGCCGCGGTAAATATTGCTGCCCCGTTATTCGTGTTCGCTGCCGGAATGGGATTAATGTTTGGTATGGGCGGGGCAATCGTGGCATCAATCAACCTGGCCCGGGGGAAAGAACGTGTGGCCAACATCAATGCCACGCAAGCAACGCTTGTTTCTTTTATCGGCATGACGTTAGTATCTATCCTTGTCATGGCTTTCCCGACATCTGTCGCTCGAATCCTCGGAGCACCCGAAGATATTATCGAGCTGGCACGGGAATACCTGATTGCTTATGCCGCTTTTGCCATGTTCCAAACGGCACTCTGCGTGCTTACTTTCTTCACCCGTATTGACGGACCTAAAATAGCCATGTGGTGTATGACAATCTCCACGGTAATTAATATCATACTCGACTATCTATTTATATTCGTGTATAAATGGGGATTGACGGGAGCCGCCGTGGCTACCGGTATCGGTGAAATCGTGGGATGTATTCTCATGGTTGCCTATTTATTACGTTATTCACCTCGTGTTCGTCTCGGCAAATTAAAGTTCAGCTGGAAGAGTATACAACTCACGGCACGTAATAGCGGATATATCATTCGTCTGGGATTCTCGGCATTCCTGGGAGAGGCAGCCATCGGTGTGATGATGCTGACCGGGAACTATGTGTTCGTGAGTTACCTCGGTACGAACGGAGTGGCAGCATTCAGTATCATGTGCTACTTTTTCCCGATCATATTTATGGTTTTCAATGCCATTATCCAATCGGCACAACCCATTATCAGTTTCAACCACGGGTATGCAGCACACGGACGTGCGCAACAAGCACTCCGGCTGGCATTGATTGCAACAATTGCAACAGGCTTGTTTTTCTTGGTCCTCACGATTTTACTACGGGAACAAATCGCATCCCTGTTCATTGCGGACCACACAAACTATGCCTGGAAGTATGCCGTATATGGAATTCCCTTTTTCTCGATATGCTATGTTTTCTTCGGAATCAACATCACCACTATCGGGTATTACATGAGTATCGAAAAGTCACGACTATCAACGATATTTACCGTTTTAAGAGGAATCATATTACCCGTAATCTGTTTCTTCCTCCTGCCATTATGGTTAGGAGTCAAAGGGATCTGGCTAGCAGTAGCCGTGGCAGAATTTATCACGTTTGCCGTGATTTGTATAAATGCAACGTGTAAAAGAATTTGA
- a CDS encoding HPP family protein codes for MLKSANGVQMFGDVARRKRYFYALLMILLMIGAAELLMEREIIFPEMAALTIGMWIVDKRVWRVSRIGVVVLMTLGAIAGVCIVRYSPFPLLANLMFAFAFAAICLTLSRATLVPQISACMLPVLLETESWVYPVAVFIMSVIVVGGQWGMERMGLREKITYTSVSVNWREALVRWAFLLMTVAAVVLLAVYTENLYFILPPLIVTYVEFANSKAGFRNRPVQVLLVLFTAAVVGVFFQVVGHGYLHLPEVVVVFPIFICMFFLFEFLEKFFAPAGAVALIPMIVPEEGLFWLPLQVLVGATLFIGLAMICFQRCLYWPRAQLIVCLVPPFIRDLRKRSL; via the coding sequence ATGTTGAAAAGTGCAAATGGAGTGCAGATGTTTGGAGACGTGGCACGGCGTAAACGCTATTTTTATGCTCTGTTGATGATTTTGCTGATGATTGGAGCTGCTGAATTGTTGATGGAAAGAGAGATTATTTTCCCGGAGATGGCAGCTTTGACAATAGGGATGTGGATCGTGGATAAGCGAGTGTGGAGAGTGAGCCGGATCGGTGTGGTCGTACTCATGACCCTGGGTGCCATTGCGGGGGTATGTATTGTGCGTTATTCTCCTTTCCCGTTACTTGCTAACCTGATGTTTGCGTTTGCTTTTGCTGCAATCTGCCTCACGTTATCCCGTGCGACTCTGGTACCGCAGATTTCAGCTTGTATGTTACCCGTGTTATTGGAAACGGAGAGTTGGGTCTATCCGGTAGCCGTGTTTATTATGTCGGTTATTGTTGTTGGAGGACAATGGGGTATGGAGAGAATGGGGTTACGGGAGAAGATTACTTACACGTCTGTGAGTGTAAATTGGAGGGAGGCTTTGGTACGGTGGGCGTTTTTATTGATGACGGTGGCAGCGGTTGTATTACTAGCTGTTTACACGGAGAATTTGTATTTTATTCTTCCCCCGTTAATCGTGACTTACGTGGAGTTTGCCAATTCAAAAGCCGGATTTCGTAATCGTCCCGTGCAAGTTTTATTGGTATTGTTTACGGCAGCCGTAGTCGGAGTGTTCTTTCAGGTCGTGGGACATGGGTACCTGCATTTACCTGAAGTTGTGGTCGTGTTTCCGATTTTTATTTGTATGTTCTTTTTGTTTGAATTCCTGGAAAAGTTTTTTGCCCCGGCGGGAGCTGTTGCCTTGATTCCGATGATTGTTCCCGAAGAGGGTTTATTTTGGCTGCCTTTGCAGGTGCTTGTGGGTGCTACGTTGTTTATCGGCTTGGCAATGATCTGTTTTCAGCGTTGTCTGTACTGGCCTCGGGCGCAGCTAATCGTGTGTCTGGTTCCACCTTTTATAAGGGATTTGAGGAAGAGGAGTTTGTAA
- the folP gene encoding dihydropteroate synthase — protein MTHITIGAEKVSLEKPVVMGILNVTPDSFYDGGKYTSELKIMERVDEIVEQGAGIIDVGAYSTRPGAAFVDAQEELSRLSFAVELIRKYHPHLPVSIDTFRADVAKEISHCLGPIIINDISGGTMDDKMFETVAELGLPYIMMHIQGTPQDMQVNPHYDDVVREVREFFTERIARLNALGFNNIILDQGFGFGKTVAHNYELMDKMDSFLDLGYPLLVGISRKSMIWRLLEITPQEALNGTTVLNTISLLKGAHILRVHDVREAVETVKIVETMKMSL, from the coding sequence ATGACACATATAACGATCGGAGCGGAAAAGGTTAGCCTGGAGAAACCCGTGGTGATGGGAATCTTGAACGTGACACCGGATTCTTTTTATGACGGGGGAAAGTACACGAGTGAATTGAAGATCATGGAACGGGTGGATGAAATCGTGGAACAAGGTGCCGGGATTATTGATGTCGGGGCATATTCAACCCGCCCGGGGGCTGCGTTCGTGGATGCTCAGGAGGAGTTATCCCGGTTGAGTTTTGCCGTGGAATTGATTCGCAAGTACCACCCGCATCTCCCGGTGTCGATCGACACGTTCCGTGCCGATGTGGCCAAGGAGATCAGTCATTGTCTCGGACCGATAATCATTAATGATATTTCCGGGGGAACGATGGATGATAAGATGTTCGAGACTGTGGCAGAATTAGGACTTCCTTATATCATGATGCATATTCAGGGAACACCTCAGGATATGCAGGTAAACCCTCATTATGATGACGTCGTGCGTGAGGTCCGGGAGTTTTTTACGGAACGGATTGCTCGTTTAAATGCTCTGGGATTTAATAATATAATATTGGATCAAGGATTTGGTTTTGGAAAGACCGTGGCCCATAATTATGAGTTGATGGATAAAATGGATTCCTTCCTAGATTTGGGGTACCCTTTGTTGGTGGGAATATCTCGGAAATCAATGATCTGGCGGTTATTGGAGATTACACCCCAAGAAGCATTAAATGGAACAACCGTACTGAATACGATCTCCCTGTTGAAGGGAGCGCATATTCTCCGGGTTCATGATGTGCGAGAAGCCGTGGAAACCGTGAAAATCGTGGAGACAATGAAAATGAGTTTATAA